The following coding sequences are from one Limnobacter sp. SAORIC-580 window:
- a CDS encoding NRDE family protein: MLAIHAHPDYPFICLANRDEFHNRPTAPLQVWPTSYGSLWAGKDLQSGGTWLGIGSHGEFAMLTNVRNSTLNMPGTAPSRGQLVLDAIQTGTAPDEANSLQFAGFNLIHGSLQTLNLRCTSNQGIKLNNGLDFTTALQSGLHSLSNGYLNAPWPKSRLLKKGLQREIETNCTTHRSQAAFEQTLLGLLANTKLAEDAELPSTGVPYEWEKMLSAVKIVSPLYGTRSSAVILLDRSHTIHFTEITLDPAGNEAGRQKFEIPLSPKL, translated from the coding sequence GTGCTCGCAATTCACGCACACCCTGACTATCCCTTTATTTGCCTGGCCAACCGGGATGAATTTCACAATCGCCCCACTGCGCCATTGCAAGTTTGGCCAACCTCGTATGGTTCGCTTTGGGCCGGGAAAGACCTTCAATCTGGTGGCACCTGGCTTGGAATTGGTAGCCATGGTGAGTTTGCAATGCTAACCAATGTCAGAAACAGCACATTGAATATGCCCGGTACGGCTCCTTCGCGCGGTCAGTTGGTACTCGATGCAATTCAAACCGGGACTGCACCCGATGAAGCAAACTCACTTCAGTTTGCAGGTTTTAATTTGATTCACGGCAGCCTGCAAACCCTGAACCTTCGCTGCACCAGCAACCAGGGCATCAAACTCAACAATGGGCTCGATTTCACCACCGCATTGCAATCGGGCTTGCACAGCCTCTCCAACGGTTATTTGAATGCACCTTGGCCAAAATCGCGCTTGCTGAAAAAAGGGCTGCAAAGAGAGATCGAGACGAACTGCACAACCCACAGGTCACAGGCTGCTTTTGAACAGACCTTGTTGGGTTTGCTCGCCAACACCAAACTTGCTGAGGATGCTGAGTTGCCCAGCACGGGTGTGCCTTATGAATGGGAAAAAATGTTGTCGGCGGTGAAAATTGTGTCGCCTTTGTACGGCACTCGCTCAAGCGCAGTTATTTTGCTCGATCGCAGCCACACCATTCACTTCACCGAAATTACGCTTGACCCTGCCGGAAATGAAGCCGGGCGACAGAAGTTTGAAATACCCCTGTCGCCCAAGCTTTAG
- the ygfZ gene encoding CAF17-like 4Fe-4S cluster assembly/insertion protein YgfZ — MSAQFLSRWGVIGVDGDDAVTFLQSQLSNDVAGMAESQLRMAGLCTAKGRLLGSFFVLRQGKQVFLVCRKETIAALVKRLSMFVLRSKCKVRDCTADYQLAFLPGSGLSSPMRVQWDEQGNATASLRVLNGTTPGFQLVASKVQAEQEVQEVNGDDNFEFALQQLGIAYVSQPTVEMFIPQAINFDLVGGVSFSKGCYPGQEIVARSHYLGKVKRRVFQATATGSVTVTAGQDVWLAGKENEPAGAVATAVNFNGQQYLLVELPVDDAEQSGATFTVKNDAGAIALNVQPPPYDVHQKGSVFE; from the coding sequence ATGTCTGCACAGTTTTTATCGCGTTGGGGTGTCATTGGCGTGGACGGAGACGACGCAGTGACCTTTCTTCAATCACAACTCAGCAACGACGTTGCAGGCATGGCTGAAAGCCAGCTGCGCATGGCAGGCCTGTGCACTGCAAAAGGCCGCTTGCTGGGTAGCTTTTTCGTATTGCGCCAGGGCAAGCAGGTGTTTTTGGTGTGCCGCAAAGAAACCATTGCAGCCTTGGTTAAGCGCCTGAGCATGTTTGTATTGCGCAGCAAATGCAAAGTACGCGATTGCACAGCGGATTATCAACTCGCTTTCTTGCCTGGTTCGGGGCTAAGCTCGCCCATGCGGGTTCAGTGGGATGAACAAGGCAACGCCACCGCCAGCCTGCGCGTATTAAACGGCACAACACCCGGTTTTCAGCTTGTGGCAAGCAAGGTGCAAGCCGAGCAAGAGGTGCAAGAGGTTAATGGCGACGACAATTTTGAATTCGCCTTGCAGCAACTTGGCATTGCTTATGTGTCACAACCCACTGTTGAAATGTTTATTCCACAAGCCATTAATTTCGACTTGGTCGGTGGTGTCAGTTTTAGCAAGGGTTGCTACCCCGGCCAGGAAATTGTGGCCAGAAGCCACTACCTGGGCAAGGTGAAGCGGCGCGTGTTTCAAGCCACAGCAACAGGCTCCGTAACCGTTACTGCAGGGCAGGATGTTTGGCTTGCCGGAAAGGAAAACGAACCGGCAGGTGCCGTAGCCACTGCGGTGAACTTCAATGGTCAGCAGTATTTGCTGGTTGAACTGCCAGTCGACGATGCCGAGCAAAGCGGTGCCACTTTCACCGTAAAAAACGACGCAGGCGCCATTGCGTTGAACGTTCAGCCACCTCCCTACGATGTACATCAAAAAGGCAGCGTATTTGAATGA
- a CDS encoding DUF4936 family protein codes for MTRQLFIYYRIPKADIALGLQCAKHMAACLKEQGLGHSQLFQREEAGKPYFTLMEVIHPAHEHSSCHAAFIETLEQLAKSCFAGLPSLPSRHIELFSEVDSGVKE; via the coding sequence ATGACGCGCCAGCTTTTCATTTACTACCGCATACCCAAAGCCGACATTGCCTTGGGTTTGCAATGCGCCAAGCACATGGCAGCTTGTTTAAAAGAACAGGGCTTGGGCCACAGCCAGCTGTTTCAACGTGAAGAAGCGGGCAAACCCTACTTCACTTTGATGGAAGTGATTCACCCTGCGCATGAACACTCCTCTTGTCACGCAGCATTCATCGAGACACTGGAGCAGCTTGCCAAATCTTGTTTTGCTGGTTTGCCAAGTTTGCCCAGCCGCCATATCGAATTGTTCAGTGAGGTTGATAGTGGGGTGAAAGAGTAA